In Daphnia magna isolate NIES linkage group LG5, ASM2063170v1.1, whole genome shotgun sequence, a single genomic region encodes these proteins:
- the LOC116922838 gene encoding transmembrane protease serine 9 gives MKMSKTVVTILAVVFCSSGLVSSRIHHKADSIVIEVEPKAAGRKERYLNAAGKLWLPFLIPAWDADLLKKAMKYKLPHVPANTYLITEKSDECWMPDGTYGVCNSALSCNLRDKLHEARYPLSSMFSSRNTCRYITNGREETGVCCPRAPSNFGGMFAWPYPLFMIPVSVQDMVMTSLTANWPWRDPQTTSTSSPSTRTSPWWVPDISSTTASPSSTTSPWWVPDNSTTTSPWWVPESPSTTALPSTWWVAESSSTTTSRPTTTSPWWTPEATTSTIASSSTGTPPSWTTGTPSTTTTSSSTTSSWVAETSTTTTSRPTTTSPWWFPDALSTLKLPVVTSTHPAIETSTVAMTTVSQSSGGSCGRGPFKLIEWPRIIGGTTSAKNAWPFAVSLMSNDRHFCGGSLLDEHHILTAAHCIAPLPTEELSEVEIILGLHTLKPLDPQIVRRKLKRVVRHKGYHSDSFYNDIAILKMDSPVEFSDTISPVCLPSFGTTDLYVNKAAVVVGWGALQEGGKLLPTSLQQVTVRVQTNAECRKSYGSDAPGGILDNMLCAASPNKDSCMGDSGGPLVVQASPGSPWIQVGIVSWGIGCGRDTFPGVYVRTTSFVDWIKKNLY, from the exons ATGAAAATGAGTAAGACAGTCGTCACCATTTTGGCCGTCGTCTTTTGTTCCAGCGGATTGGTTTCTTCTCGCATTCACCATAAGGCCGATTCCATCGTCATCGAAG TCGAACCGAAAGCAGCTGGACGAAAAGAACGTTATCTGAACGCTGCCGGCAAATTATGGTTACCATTTTTGATTCCGGCTTGGGATGCAGATCTTTTAAAGAAGGCCATGAAGTACAAATTGCCGCACGTACCAGCCAACACCTACCTGATAACAGAGAAATCCGACGAATGCTGGATGCCGGACGGTACCTATGGCGTTTGCAATTCGGCCCTTTCGTGTAATCTACGTGACAAACTCCACGAAGCCCGTTACCCTCTATCCAGCATGTTTTCGTCTCGCAATACCTGTCGTTACATCACCAATGGCAGAGAG GAAACAGGTGTTTGCTGCCCAAGGGCACCATCCAATTTCGGTGGCATGTTTGCTTGGCCGTACCCTCTTTTCATGATTCCAGTCTCCGTACAAGACATGGTAATGACATCTCTGACCGCTAATTGGCCGTGGCGGGACCCTCAAACCACGTCGACATCTTCACCTTCTACCAGGACAAGTCCTTGGTGGGTACCTGATATTTCATCGACGACAGCCTCACCTTCTAGCACGACGAGTCCTTGGTGGGTACCGGACAATTCGACGACCACAAGTCCTTGGTGGGTCCCCGAATCGCCATCGACAACGGCGTTACCCTCCACTTGGTGGGTGGCTGAATCTTCGTCAACGACGACGTCTCGTCCTACCACGACCAGTCCTTGGTGGACTCCGGAGGCCACTACGTCGACGATAGCGTCGTCTTCTACAGGGACACCTCCGTCTTGGACAACTGGAACACCATCTACAACGACGACATCTTCTAGTACGACGAGCTCTTGGGTTGCTGAAACGTCGACGACAACCACTTCACGACCAACCACAACGAGCCCGTGGTGGTTTCCGGATGCTTTGTCGACGTTGAAATTGCCAGTTGTTACTAGTACCCATCCGGCGATAGAAACCAGTACGGTTGCCATGACAACTGTCAGCCAAAGCTCAGGAGGTAGTTGTGGTAGAGGACCTTTCAAACTCATCGAGTGGCCAAGAATCATCGGTGGAACAACATCAGCCAAAAATGCATGGCCTTTTGCC GTTTCCTTGATGTCTAATGATCGCCATTTCTGTGGCGGTTCGTTGCTGGACGAACACCACATCTTAACAGCAGCTCATTGCATAGCACC GCTTCCAACAGAAGAGCTTAGCGAAGTGGAAATCATATTAGGTTTACACACGTTGAAACCGTTGGACCCGCAAATCGTGCGCCGGAAGCTGAAACGCGTCGTGCGGCACAAAGGTTACCATTCGGATAGCTTC TACAACGATATTGCCATATTGAAGATGGATTCACCGGTCGAGTTCAGCGATACAATTTCACCCGTCTGTTTGCCATCGTTCGGTACCACCGATCTTTATGTTAATAAAGCAGCCGTCGTTGTCGGATGGGGGGCATTGCAAGAGG GTGGTAAATTGCTGCCCACGTCGTTGCAACAAGTGACAGTTCGAGTGCAAACGAACGCCGAATGCCGTAAGAGCTACGGTTCCGATGCACCAGGTGGAATACTCGATAACATGTTGTGTGCCGCCAGTCCTAACAAGGACTCTTGCATG ggtgacAGTGGTGGTCCTTTAGTTGTACAAGCATCTCCGGGCTCTCCCTGGATTCAAGTCGGCATCGTCAGTTGGGGAATAG GATGCGGACGAGACACCTTTCCGGGCGTGTACGTCAGGACAACATCTTTTGTCGACTGGATAAAGAAGAATTTATattga